The genomic window TGCCAagacaatatatacataaaacatgtaTCAAGtttgacatacatatatatatatatatatatatatatatatatatatatatatatatatatatatatatatatatatatatatatatatatattagtgttCTTATGTCTTTCAAAGTTTAGGCTCCTTCAGGGCAGGAACTTTATCTACAGCATCCCAATATAATATGTGTCGATTTTTCAGCAAGGTACTTAACAGTAATAAGGTGTTTCATTTCTTAACATAATAGAAAAAGGGGAAATCACTGCCTCACCACAGGTTAAGAAAAGCTTTATGAAGAACAAAGGATTTCACAAGTTTTGAACAATTATAAGGAGATAACTTGGGAGAactgaggaaaggaaaaatattcaaggcaattccacaGAATCAGAAATGAGTCCAATgggtaatatatgtatatacaagaaTGGAAGTGGATTGGCTCCTGCTAAAATTACCATAAAATACCTTTATGTATAATTAGATTTCCCAACAACCTTTTAAGCCCTCCAGTTTTACCTTTGTCTAGTAAAGGAATGAAATCAGGTGCTTTTCCTCGGAAAATTCTCTGGGCATCTTCAGGTTTCATTGATACTTCTTTTGTCTGAACCAGCAAAAAACTTCTGCTAAGCATCtattgaaaacaaatatttagattttaaaatggcTATCAAATACCACTAACTTGAGAATCAAAATGTGACTTacttttaattgtattttgtGATAAAGTTggttgagaaaaaggaaaaaaaaaactctcacctCATCAATTAGTTTCCGGGCATTTGCAGTAGTATAATCACCAGCAAATAACACAACCAAACAGGATTCTTCACTAATCTTCTGCCTCTGACCCCGAGTTATTGGAACAATGCTCTTACTGGCATCTGTAGATATTCGTACAGCTTTGAGCTCTTCAAGAGTAGGTAGAGGAACACAGTCCTGAACCACTGCATCCTCTGGTAGGAGGCTCCAATTGTTTTCTCCTGACACAGGTGTAAAGTCGTGGACATTACTCCATGTGTTATTGAAGATGCTTAGTCCTGCATCTTTGAACTGAAAAGCTAGCTCAggataataaaactgaaaacatCCAAATTTGATATTTGCTGAAGATTCAATAATGGGTTGTGTGGCACAAGACAAGAAGACTTCTAGCTTTCTACAATCCCGAGTACGAAACTGCTGGCAGGCTACTATGCATTTGCAATCTCGGCAATTCCGGAAAAATACACTTCCTTTTACAGGTCCCAGAAAGATTCTGCAACTTGTACAGTCATCAATAGTGATTGTAGCAGAGTGATCAAAGATGTAGATGTTGCAATTCTCACAGTCTTGAATGACAAACTGCTGTCCTGCAACTTTACCAGGTAAGCGACCTACTGTTTCATTCTTCAAGCCATTAAACATATAGTCTTTTGGATCAACCtggaacaaaacaaacacaaaatttcaAATCTAAATGTTAttgaaaaaaggaatggaaaattagtgttttgtttccttattttttaagtaTAAGGTTACAAAAAACTAAGTCATCTTCTGATTTTACTCACCTCCCAAACTAGTCTGGACCCCACAGTCACAGGATTTACCCTAGAATCCCTTTATATTGATATCCTCCGTATGTATTTTGCAAATCTGCAATCCTGAGtaaatttcactttctatttcttgttttttcaaaaataaaatccctAAGGGTAAGaactattatttttgtctttatagtcCCAATACCCTTCCCGCTGTCTTTtgctttaattaataatttttaaatttaagagagTGTTTGATGTTGCTAAAGAAAGTCACACAAATCATTATGATTGGATTCAATACAAGTTCTCTGCTACtcaatcaaaaaagaatttaagtacctagtgtgtgccaggcactgtacgaTCCTGAACTCATTTCTttcagtatattttttaaaaatatatacaaagttctgggaagaaatacttcaacaTCAATGAAGTGATGAAGTGGAAATAAGTCAATTTGAGTTTCTGTTCTCTTAAAGCTTTTTAGTCTTGTAgagaaatgcaataaaaataattataacacaaAATGTAACATAAGTTTCTAAGTATAAACAAAGACCTATAAACAGTCTAAAAGAGAGACCACACGCAATTTAGAGGGGAAAAACACAGAGAAGATATCATGTGAACAAGATGTGAAATGCCAAGaagaattttaatgaaaatggggaaagaggacAAGGATATTCCTGGTACAAGCCAAGGCTTGAAAGTTGAAAAGAAGGAACAGATAGTTCAATGTAGATGGGgcataaaatatagagaaagtaGAGTAAGGACTTTTGAAAGGTACGATGGTACCAGATTATGGAGACCTTGAAAAATGGGTCAAAAAAAAGTTTGGACTTTGTTCTATAAGTAACACagagcaaaatgaaaatgaataggaGTAGCATGATTAGATCTTTGTAGAAGGAAGATTAATCAGGCAGTACCAACTTCAACTTGTTGACATTCCCCCTCCCACCTGATAGATTTTTTCTTGCCTCAAAACCCAACTGAGACCCTTTTACTTTTATGAGATAACTATGGCTCCTAATTTAACTAAGAAGTAAATCCTTTCTGCATGATCTCCTTCaaaattcctcttcctattttcacAAATATCCTCCTATAAAACTATACCTTCCACCTGGGTCTTTGACCCATCCCCTTTCTCCCCCAAGTCTTTTCTGTCTACAAACATAATCccctataaaaaacaaaaactactttCTTCAAGCCAGTTAGCATTTATCTCATTTCCTCCTTTTATCACACAACTCAAATAAGACATCTTTACCATTCTAACATAATCATGCTCTCCCCCATCACCAATGACCATCATAAAattcaatgtgttttttttttcttaagctatGCTGGtagcaagaagaggaacaataaaagaatattatttgagATGAATGGatcaataagagatgaaaaagcaaTAGAACTACTataattctgttcatttcttcAACCAAGAATAATCATCTCTAAATTGgctaaagagaagagaaaatggtgGAGGAGGGGTTGAAAGCCCAAATGGATCAGAGGATATTCAGAGAACTATCTATTTTTCATGAATTAAAGTAACCTAGCCCAGGAAAAACTCCATTCccgaatacaaaaagaaatttgaggtatagctaggtggcacagtggatagagcatcagccctgaagttaggaggacctaaattcagacacttaatacttcctagctgtgtaacctggacatgtcacttaaccccaattgcctcagcaaaaaaaaaaaaaaaatctggatgttGTTTACTGCCTTTCTCTATGTTCTATAAGATCAGAGGTAGAAATATCTTATTGATTTTCAAGGAGAAGGCAAATCTTCTACAGGCcaataagtttaatattgatttttagaAACTaagagaatatattattttaaagaatacttAGAAAATAAAGAGCTGATAACTAGAAGCTAGCACAggcttatttttattaaagctttttattttcaaaacatatgcatggataactttaaCACTGACtctcgcaaaaccttgtgttacaaaattcccccctttcccctaccctctcccttagatggcaaataatccaatatatgttaaacatgtgcaattcttttatacatatttatacaattattttgctgcacaagaaacaaaaagagtaaaaacgctatgttgtgatccatgctcagtttccccagttctctctctggatgtagatggctctcttcatcacaagatcactagAACTGGATTCTATCATCTCAATGTGGAAAAGAGCCACATCAATCAGaaatgatcttcatataatcttgttgccatgtactctcctggttctgctcatttcacttagtttatgtaagtctttccaggactttctgagatcatcctgctaattgtttcttacagaacaataatatttcataacattcatgtaccataacttattcagccattctccaattgatgggcatccattcagtttccagtttctagccactacaaaaagggctgctacaaacattttttgcacatgtgggtccctttccctcctttaagatctctttgggatataagcccagtagaaacactgctggattaaagggtatatacagtttgatagtcttttgggcatagttccaaattagcaCAGCCTTATTAAAAGCCAAGCCAAGCTAACtccactttcttttttgaaagagtTGTTAAAATGGCAGATTAAAAATTGTCCACATTCATTCTCAAATAATAAGAATGACACACATACAGCAGAGGTTCTTAATCATGGATATATGgatgtttaaaaattatattttgataaatatagtattttaatttcaCTGGTTACCTTgctactatgtattttattttatgtctaaAACAACATTTGGAAAAGGAGAGTATAAGCTTCATTAGACTGCCAAAGAGGaccaagactttaaaaaaaaaaaaacgttaagaactcctgatgtactgctttaaggtttttaaaatactttatcatccttgatcctcacaatagtgAGGATAGCTGCTTTTATCATACCCATTTTAAAGATTCTGAAACTGTGGCAAATAGATATTAAGTAACTTGTaatcatattattaataaatgcctCAGCCCAACTATTCCTGACTTCACATCTGCAACATTACTACTATAGTATGTAGCTAACTATGTTTTTGCTTAATTCTACAATGTACAAAGATTCAAATGGATTTTGTCTTGTAGGCAAGATAGAAATAATTGTTTTGGATGGTCTTGAATGAAATTAAGAAACAACAATGTGTGGTTATTAATAGATCAATGTTAACTTGGAAAGAAATTTTAGTCAGTCTTGGGCATCTATCCTTGACAATCAGATCTAAaggccttagagatcattttagTTCACACATGAACACCTTTTCACATGAATAAGGTAAGGCAGAAAAAAGGTTAAATTAGTTCCCCACAGTCACATAGGTAATAggataaaaagctaaaaaaattttagaataaatttttgtcgtggccttttaaaattttatattatgctAGTTCAGAATTCCTTCCCCTATCCCTTCTAGAGAACTAGCCTAttaataaagtttgttttttaatttttttaataggaaaaggaaaaaaatcagcatcACTGATCAAATACATTGGGGAAAAATCTAAAAACGTGCAATGTCAAACACCTGTGGACCTCATACCATCACAAAGAGaatatcttctcatatttcttcttttgagtcaTGTCAAagtactcatgatgaaaaatgcaataTCTACTTCTAGATGGAAAAATGCATagggaagcatatttttttcctttctcctgctttttttttggtaggacAAGTGGAACATAgctaatgtagaaatttgttttccaTTACTATTTGTAAAGAggttttttcttgccttctcaatgccTTCagcaggaaggagaaaatttggggaagaattttttttttaattttcaagtagCTGCTAAAAAAGACCCTATGACTAACCTAATGATGGGCTTTTCTATACTTGATACCTCAAGCATAGACATAGAATCTATAATCCAACTTTTATAGACCATTGCTCAAAGCCTATAGGTTGATAGGACCTAAGAGAttgttttttcaatatttaaaacatttaagaaCCCAGGATACTTTCATAAAATATCAGAATGGAATTTTAGAggcaatgtatattttaaaatctatcatTCAGAATAGTCATACACTTAaaattttccccctcttatttctttcagatattcttaaatttttttgaaaaaaaccaaaaagttcTATATTTCTTAAGCTCTAGAAATAGAATCAAGTACAAAAACCAGATCCCAACATTATCCCTGTTTGCAAATCAAAATTTTATGAAACTAATCATAAGATATAATGTATCATATCTAATTAATAAACAAGAAAGATACTAAAAAGCTAAGTGATTTAGCCACACAGTAACTCAAGAGCTTGTGGGAGATCTGATTCCAACTTTAACTGAAAAGTTTTTAAGTTTGAGTCCAAAGCCAACCTCGGCTAAATTCTActttatatgaatatgtatacacaaagATATGTACACAGACAGGCATATacatgtttttgtttatgtgCAGGTTATGTGTTGTATCTGTGTATGAATAATATCTTCATGAGTTTTAATTTACAGTTAACTTTTACCTTTGGTATGCATTACACTCTGTTACCAATTGTTCCacattttcaatttttgtctGAAGACGATATTGTACTATTTCTCAAGAATAACTATAAACATTATCTATAACTAACCTTATTAGATTGAcattattttaagatatttcaaataaaaaaatacatgtatgtgtatatctatgtacacataaacatataacaTTCACACATAATTATGTAGTATGTATGGGCATACACATACTTCTAAATTCCAGTAGATGGGTCATAATTACTGATATAAGTAGTCAGTATTCAAAAATGCTCAATCTGTACTACAGTACAGCAAATATTATTCATGTCTTtcattctttaataatttttcagtAATATATCTATTAATGAAAATGATGTGATCAGAGAAAGTgcactgttttaaaaaaaaagaaagtacacaCTATTTTCAGAAACTTTACAAGCAGAAGTAATAATCCAATAAggagatgaaaaataataataatgtcttttGGTAAGACaatacattttaagaaataataagattaactattattcagagaaatgcaaattaaaacaactctgaagtactacctcacatttatcagattggctaagataacaggaaaagataaagataaatgttagagaggatgcattcattattggtggagttgtgaaatgatccaaccattctggagagcaatttggaattatgtctaaagggctatcaaagtgtgcaaaccctttgatctagtagtgccacaactgggtctgtatcccaaagaaatcagaaagagggaaaaggactcatgtgcaaaatatgttttttgtggtggcaaagaactagaaaatgagtggaagcgcatcaattgaggaatggctgcataagttatagtatatgaaagtaatagaatattattgttctataagaaatgatgaacaggctgattttagaaaagccttgaTATAACTTCATGAtaacttcatgtaagtcttacaagtgaagcaagcagaaccaagaaaacattgtccATAGCAAGAACAAAACTTTATGATTAACTATAATAGATctgattcttctcagcaattcagtgatccaaagcaattctaattaactttggatgaaaaattccatctacatccagagagataactatggagCCTAaataaatgcagatcaaaatatattattttcactttattttttccttatttttttattcttgaagcttttcccttttgttccgatttttctctcccaatatgattcatatggaaatatgtacatgGGTAatctaaaaaatgtaaaataaaaattttaaaaatttgaaaatttccaCCTCCTGCACAGATGTACTCTGTAAAAgaagaagggcagctaggtggtgcagtggataaaacaccagccctgaagtcaaaagaacttcaaatttaacctcatacacaacacttcctagctgtgaccctggagcaagccacttaaccccatttgcttcaaaaaaaaaaaaaaaaaaaaaaaaaaaaaaaaaaaagcaaagtatttAAAGTGTTTGTTGCAAAGGCGCCAGTAACTACCACTAAGAACAGCAGCAAAAGTTGTCTGTTTCCAATACTTCCACTTTAgattagaaatgatttaaaatagaGATCAGATCTTCATTGTCCCATTCTAGCTCAAGAATTTAAGTATTGGTAATGGTAgcagaaatatataaagaaaaactcaaaagaaaacctttcctttcttttttgtttgtcaaCAGATTTGTAAATTGCaatggtatttttttaaaaacagcatacaaagttacatttaaaaaaaattcaaactgtgGAACTTCATGACACCCCAAAATGGctttaaataattcaaaaagtTATATTCTGGGAACTAATGTGTTTTTAATGGacagaacactagatttggaataAGAGGACAAGGTCTGAATTGAACTTTTGACATTCTACATAATCTACATGACCATGGACAAGCCACTTACCTGTCAAGGCTCCAgtgttatctataaaatgaatgggtaAGGCTAGATAAATGGCTTCCTAATTTCTTTCTGGCTCTATCATCCTATGATCCAtttgataaaattataataaattgccatgaaaaatttttatttaatacaaaTGGGTTGTCAAAAGGAACCCTAATTTACAAACATTTAGGCCAATAGACAgtggaactttaaaaaatttatttacttttttttaatcttgcaaattctctctttttttttttaattgaagctttttattttcaaaacatatgcaaggataatttttcaacactgacccttgcaaaatcttgtgtttcaattcccCCGTtgtttccccactccctcccctagatg from Sminthopsis crassicaudata isolate SCR6 chromosome 3, ASM4859323v1, whole genome shotgun sequence includes these protein-coding regions:
- the RP2 gene encoding protein XRP2 isoform X1, producing the protein MGCLFSKKRKTEKERQTPPASGEAGEQQQPKLYSWDKREKVDPKDYMFNGLKNETVGRLPGKVAGQQFVIQDCENCNIYIFDHSATITIDDCTSCRIFLGPVKGSVFFRNCRDCKCIVACQQFRTRDCRKLEVFLSCATQPIIESSANIKFGCFQFYYPELAFQFKDAGLSIFNNTWSNVHDFTPVSGENNWSLLPEDAVVQDCVPLPTLEELKAVRISTDASKSIVPITRGQRQKISEESCLVVLFAGDYTTANARKLIDEMLSRSFLLVQTKEVSMKPEDAQRIFRGKAPDFIPLLDKGPVIALEFNGDGAVEGCQLIINDVFNGTKMFVSENKVTASGDVDSFYNFADLQMGM
- the RP2 gene encoding protein XRP2 isoform X2, with protein sequence MFNGLKNETVGRLPGKVAGQQFVIQDCENCNIYIFDHSATITIDDCTSCRIFLGPVKGSVFFRNCRDCKCIVACQQFRTRDCRKLEVFLSCATQPIIESSANIKFGCFQFYYPELAFQFKDAGLSIFNNTWSNVHDFTPVSGENNWSLLPEDAVVQDCVPLPTLEELKAVRISTDASKSIVPITRGQRQKISEESCLVVLFAGDYTTANARKLIDEMLSRSFLLVQTKEVSMKPEDAQRIFRGKAPDFIPLLDKGPVIALEFNGDGAVEGCQLIINDVFNGTKMFVSENKVTASGDVDSFYNFADLQMGM